Proteins co-encoded in one Kribbella qitaiheensis genomic window:
- the istB gene encoding IS21-like element helper ATPase IstB, which produces MSPATKTAPAATPTTTVTALSDPAAEAAIHAACRLLALPTIRAEAIAMAEASAKQRLTHKAFLAEILTAECDERDARRRIRRVNEAKFPRTKRLTEFDHTVLPDLPAPTLAHLAGGGWIDAGQPLVLLGDSGTGKTHLLIALGTAAAEQGRRVRYVTTAALVNELVEASDDKQLSRVVGRYARLDLLCLDEIGYVRLDPRGAELLFQIITAREERASIACASNAPFSEWGATFTDPRLAAAVVDRLTFNAHIIQTGTKSYRLNTTRQTRSRTATN; this is translated from the coding sequence ATGAGCCCCGCCACGAAAACCGCGCCAGCCGCCACCCCGACGACCACGGTGACCGCCCTGTCTGACCCCGCCGCCGAGGCCGCGATCCACGCCGCTTGCCGACTACTCGCACTGCCCACCATCCGCGCCGAAGCCATCGCGATGGCCGAGGCCTCAGCCAAGCAACGCCTTACCCACAAGGCATTCCTGGCCGAAATCCTCACCGCGGAATGCGACGAACGCGACGCCCGCCGCCGGATCCGGCGAGTCAACGAGGCCAAGTTCCCCCGCACCAAACGCCTCACCGAGTTCGACCACACCGTGCTGCCCGACCTACCGGCACCGACGCTGGCACACCTGGCCGGCGGCGGCTGGATCGACGCCGGACAACCACTGGTCCTGCTCGGCGACTCCGGCACCGGGAAAACACACCTGCTCATCGCACTCGGCACCGCAGCAGCCGAGCAAGGACGCCGGGTCCGCTACGTGACCACCGCCGCCTTGGTCAACGAGCTCGTCGAAGCCTCAGACGACAAACAGCTGTCCCGCGTCGTGGGCCGCTACGCCCGACTCGACCTGCTCTGCCTCGACGAGATCGGCTACGTCCGCCTCGACCCACGCGGCGCGGAACTGCTCTTCCAGATCATCACCGCCCGCGAAGAACGAGCATCCATCGCCTGCGCATCCAACGCCCCATTCTCCGAATGGGGCGCCACCTTCACCGACCCCCGCCTCGCCGCCGCAGTCGTGGACAGACTCACCTTCAACGCACACATCATCCAGACCGGCACCAAGTCCTACAGACTCAACACCACCCGGCAAACCCGCAGCCGAACCGCCACCAACTAA
- a CDS encoding cyclic nucleotide-binding domain-containing protein, with protein MALGRTSPRDLPLFADLSGREIKDIFRAGEEVSVPAGWSLILEQTPPDAAYLIISGTAAVRVKGEEIAELGPGDIAGEVAVRQNRLRTATVTAKSRLQLLHFTREKFDDLTNRLPNFRDAIDATIAERRGDRPTT; from the coding sequence GTGGCACTGGGTAGGACGTCCCCGCGGGACCTGCCGCTGTTCGCGGATCTGTCCGGACGGGAGATCAAGGACATCTTCCGCGCCGGTGAGGAGGTCTCGGTACCGGCCGGCTGGTCGCTGATTCTCGAGCAGACGCCACCGGACGCGGCGTACCTGATCATCAGCGGTACGGCGGCGGTCCGGGTCAAGGGCGAGGAGATCGCCGAGCTCGGGCCGGGCGATATCGCCGGCGAGGTCGCGGTCCGGCAGAACCGGTTGCGGACGGCAACGGTGACGGCGAAGAGCCGGTTGCAGTTGCTGCACTTCACCAGGGAGAAGTTCGACGACCTGACGAACCGGCTGCCGAACTTCCGCGACGCCATCGACGCGACGATCGCCGAGCGGCGCGGTGACAGACCCACCACCTGA
- a CDS encoding adenylate/guanylate cyclase domain-containing protein, whose protein sequence is MTDPPPDLSSGAVTSSPPDLSALRSAEAELGVEPDLAGMQKDFEQALLGGERKFTRIEVSARAGISIERAEQMWHALGFATVPDDEIAFTDGDVEALRLVSALEDDGFIDPAVESSLARKLGQTQSRLASWQSAMFLELLAGSKLSADDAIEVATLLLPAMERLQTYVWRRHLAAAAGRAVAGSDELARGVRVVGFADIVSYTRLTRRLSEVELGQLIERFEGMAADVVALNGGRVIKSIGDEVLFVTDTPAQGAAVALALQDKVEAAGDMPELRIGLAYGSILIRLGDVYGEVVNLASRLTSEAKPGRVLGDRELAAALDGHPAYRVRKLRRVSVRGYHHLSPYAIQRAEAGH, encoded by the coding sequence GTGACGGACCCACCACCTGACCTGTCGAGCGGCGCGGTGACGAGCTCGCCTCCTGATCTGTCCGCGCTTCGGAGTGCTGAGGCGGAGCTGGGAGTGGAGCCGGATCTCGCCGGGATGCAGAAGGACTTCGAGCAGGCGTTGCTCGGCGGCGAGCGGAAGTTCACCCGGATCGAGGTGTCGGCGCGGGCCGGGATCTCGATCGAGCGCGCTGAGCAGATGTGGCACGCGCTCGGGTTCGCCACCGTGCCGGATGACGAGATCGCCTTCACCGACGGGGATGTGGAGGCGCTACGGCTGGTTTCGGCGCTGGAGGACGACGGGTTCATCGACCCGGCGGTCGAGTCGTCGCTGGCTCGGAAGCTCGGTCAGACGCAGTCGCGGCTGGCGTCCTGGCAGTCCGCGATGTTCCTCGAACTGCTGGCCGGCTCGAAACTCTCGGCCGATGACGCGATCGAGGTCGCCACATTATTGCTACCGGCAATGGAACGGCTGCAGACGTATGTCTGGCGCCGGCATCTGGCGGCCGCGGCCGGTCGCGCGGTGGCCGGCTCCGACGAGCTGGCCCGCGGCGTACGGGTGGTCGGGTTCGCGGACATCGTCAGCTACACGCGGTTGACGCGGCGGTTGTCCGAGGTGGAGCTGGGCCAGCTGATCGAGCGGTTCGAGGGGATGGCGGCCGATGTGGTCGCGCTGAACGGCGGCCGGGTGATCAAGTCCATCGGCGACGAGGTGCTCTTCGTGACCGATACGCCGGCTCAGGGTGCGGCGGTCGCGCTGGCATTGCAGGACAAGGTTGAGGCGGCTGGGGACATGCCCGAGCTGCGGATCGGCCTTGCGTACGGCAGCATCCTGATCCGCCTCGGCGATGTGTACGGTGAAGTGGTCAACCTCGCCTCGCGCCTGACTTCGGAGGCCAAGCCGGGCAGGGTACTCGGCGACCGGGAGCTGGCCGCCGCGCTGGACGGCCACCCGGCGTACCGGGTTCGCAAGCTCCGCCGCGTTTCCGTCCGCGGCTACCACCACCTCAGTCCCTACGCCATCCAGCGCGCAGAGGCCGGGCACTAG
- a CDS encoding helix-turn-helix domain-containing protein produces MQTIGELLRHWRHRRQLSQLDLSIAADVSARHVSLIETGKSNPSAAMILRLADQLDVPLRDRNRLLVAAGFAPRYDEHALDGEAMAAAREAIQRVIHAHEPYPAVVFDRRWNLVMTNRAVDPFLAIVDPDLLRPPMNLVRLALHPRGFAPLIANLADVRSMFRTRIRRQLGAAPDPGLTTLYEELLAAGPDEASHPVESEIMIPMIIRLDGRELRLFSTITTFGTPLDITLDEVAIESYYPADPESAAYFTAAD; encoded by the coding sequence GTGCAGACGATCGGAGAGCTCCTGCGGCACTGGCGGCACCGCCGGCAACTCAGCCAGCTCGACCTCTCGATCGCCGCGGACGTCTCGGCCCGGCACGTCAGCCTGATCGAGACCGGGAAGTCCAATCCGAGCGCCGCGATGATCTTGCGGCTCGCAGATCAGCTCGATGTGCCGCTGCGCGATCGCAACCGCCTGCTGGTCGCGGCCGGGTTCGCCCCGCGGTACGACGAGCATGCTCTCGACGGCGAGGCGATGGCCGCCGCCCGCGAGGCGATCCAGCGGGTGATTCACGCCCACGAGCCCTACCCCGCGGTGGTCTTCGACCGGCGCTGGAACCTCGTGATGACCAATCGCGCCGTCGATCCGTTCCTTGCAATCGTCGACCCCGACCTCCTGCGGCCACCGATGAACCTGGTGCGGCTGGCCCTGCACCCGCGCGGATTCGCGCCGCTGATCGCCAACCTCGCCGACGTACGATCGATGTTCCGGACCAGGATCAGGCGCCAGCTCGGCGCTGCTCCCGATCCCGGGCTCACCACCCTCTACGAGGAACTGCTGGCCGCCGGCCCCGACGAGGCGAGCCATCCGGTCGAGTCCGAGATCATGATCCCGATGATCATCCGTCTCGACGGCCGCGAACTACGACTGTTCTCGACCATCACCACGTTCGGCACACCGCTCGACATCACCTTGGACGAGGTCGCGATCGAGTCCTACTACCCGGCCGACCCCGAGAGCGCCGCCTACTTCACCGCGGCCGACTAG
- a CDS encoding nuclear transport factor 2 family protein: protein MTIENLTTDNKTIIQQALADLLTSGSTEGLEPLLSKDFVHHRPDRTSTRSEWLTSIQAALVPLADQQVEVLHLLADEDHVVVHTRRRLPDGGPEIVVVDILRFAAGLVVEAWETIEPMAEAASHLTWWQLVR from the coding sequence ATGACGATCGAGAACCTGACGACAGACAACAAAACCATCATCCAGCAGGCTTTGGCCGACCTGCTCACCTCCGGCAGCACCGAGGGCTTGGAGCCCTTGCTGAGCAAGGATTTCGTCCATCACCGGCCCGATCGGACCTCGACCAGATCAGAATGGCTCACCTCGATCCAGGCCGCGCTTGTTCCACTGGCTGATCAGCAGGTAGAGGTCTTGCACCTGCTGGCCGACGAGGACCACGTCGTGGTGCATACGCGGCGGCGGCTGCCCGATGGCGGGCCGGAGATCGTCGTCGTCGACATCCTGCGCTTTGCGGCTGGCCTGGTCGTCGAGGCCTGGGAGACCATCGAGCCGATGGCCGAAGCGGCCTCCCATCTGACCTGGTGGCAGCTAGTCCGGTAG
- a CDS encoding MarR family winged helix-turn-helix transcriptional regulator, with translation MTQWLDADEDRAWRAVRRLLTVLPSRLARDLNQLELSSADYEVLSTLSEKPGRRWGLKDFADKMQWSRSRLSHHAARMESRGLIEREPDPADARGSIYHLTDQGFKLLAQAAPGHLDSVRARFIDHLSPEELAVLEQVARRIADLPD, from the coding sequence GTGACTCAATGGCTCGATGCCGACGAGGACCGTGCCTGGCGGGCGGTCCGGCGACTCCTGACCGTGCTGCCCTCGCGGCTTGCCCGGGACCTGAACCAGCTGGAGCTGTCCAGCGCCGACTACGAGGTCCTCAGCACGCTCTCGGAGAAGCCCGGCCGGCGCTGGGGCCTGAAGGACTTCGCGGACAAGATGCAGTGGTCCCGCAGCCGGCTGTCACACCACGCGGCCCGGATGGAGTCCCGCGGCCTGATCGAGCGCGAACCGGACCCGGCCGACGCCCGCGGCTCGATCTACCACCTGACCGACCAGGGTTTCAAGCTCCTTGCGCAGGCGGCTCCCGGGCATCTGGATTCTGTCCGCGCGCGTTTCATCGACCATCTCAGTCCGGAGGAGCTGGCCGTTCTGGAGCAAGTGGCCAGGCGGATCGCAGACCTACCGGACTAG
- a CDS encoding bifunctional NAD(P)H-dependent oxidoreductase/GNAT family N-acetyltransferase, which translates to MSKKILVVVASTRPGRLGPAVAEWFVRATAGTASALGVEVEVADLAEVGLPFLDEPEHPSTGIYLHEHTRAWSRLVDSADALVFVTSEYNFSMPATLKNAFDYLSAEWAWKPCLFIGYGNTSAGTRGVQMARSVAATMRMLTIGGDIFLRIADTFSDGKVIETERLAGRAQEALTELDHVADVLRPLYRAEREIVPAVLADAAELLVLQRCCWVEEALANDRLDLPALLESEHEVRNALRDWTTWVVRLNGRLVGSARAKRDGESWLIGRLMVAPDQRHDGLGRRLLAYAESQAPAGVTAASLFTGERSEQNIAFYQKAGYSLSSSGDETPPGAVSLRKPL; encoded by the coding sequence ATGTCAAAGAAAATTCTCGTAGTGGTGGCGAGCACCCGGCCAGGGCGGCTTGGGCCGGCGGTGGCGGAGTGGTTCGTCCGGGCAACAGCCGGTACGGCGTCCGCTCTCGGCGTCGAGGTCGAGGTGGCGGATCTGGCCGAGGTCGGGTTGCCCTTCCTCGACGAGCCCGAGCATCCGTCGACCGGGATCTACCTGCACGAGCACACCCGCGCCTGGAGCCGGCTCGTCGACTCGGCGGACGCGCTGGTGTTCGTGACCAGCGAATACAACTTCTCGATGCCGGCGACGCTGAAGAACGCCTTCGACTATCTGAGCGCGGAGTGGGCTTGGAAGCCGTGCCTGTTCATCGGATACGGCAACACCTCGGCCGGCACTCGCGGAGTACAGATGGCTCGCAGTGTCGCGGCCACGATGCGCATGCTGACGATCGGCGGCGACATCTTCCTGCGGATCGCCGACACCTTCAGCGACGGCAAGGTGATCGAGACGGAGCGCCTGGCCGGCCGTGCCCAGGAAGCGCTGACCGAGCTCGACCATGTGGCCGACGTACTGCGTCCGCTCTACCGGGCCGAGCGGGAAATCGTTCCGGCGGTGCTGGCTGATGCGGCGGAGCTACTGGTGCTGCAGCGCTGCTGCTGGGTCGAGGAGGCGCTGGCCAACGACAGACTCGATCTGCCGGCCTTGCTGGAGTCCGAGCACGAAGTACGGAATGCGTTGCGGGACTGGACGACCTGGGTCGTGCGGCTGAACGGCCGACTCGTCGGCTCGGCGCGGGCGAAGCGCGACGGCGAGAGCTGGCTGATCGGGCGACTGATGGTCGCCCCCGATCAGCGCCACGACGGTCTGGGGCGTCGCTTGCTCGCGTACGCCGAAAGCCAAGCGCCGGCAGGTGTCACGGCCGCGAGCCTGTTCACCGGAGAGCGAAGCGAGCAAAATATCGCCTTCTACCAAAAGGCCGGCTACTCGCTCAGCTCCAGCGGGGACGAGACGCCGCCGGGTGCCGTCAGCCTTCGCAAGCCCCTCTAA
- a CDS encoding GNAT family N-acetyltransferase: protein MREVSTKAELARISAGDPMIVWAGQGELGGRVRAWYYGDAVAVASPQLSQHDRLAVFGPIDELAVLVEWVLTEVDPSLRTFGDEELIRQLVGRVPDLNFAAAFGWMHTATMPADVTTATWLATDAGVEELLAEASPESYAWPGRSGVQRWAGLTSESGELLSIAADAWSAPEIGFLAGVATRSSARGQGLSRQVCAFATAELVKRHGQVGLMVHSDNAAAIAVYRKLGYTYRGVAAAHV, encoded by the coding sequence GTGCGTGAGGTCTCAACAAAAGCAGAGCTGGCCCGGATCAGCGCCGGCGACCCGATGATTGTCTGGGCCGGGCAAGGTGAACTCGGTGGACGAGTCCGAGCCTGGTACTACGGGGATGCGGTCGCCGTCGCATCGCCGCAACTGTCCCAGCATGATCGGCTGGCCGTCTTCGGTCCGATCGACGAGCTGGCGGTTCTGGTCGAGTGGGTGTTGACCGAAGTAGATCCCAGCCTGCGGACGTTCGGTGACGAGGAACTGATCCGGCAGTTGGTCGGACGGGTTCCGGACCTGAACTTCGCGGCGGCCTTCGGGTGGATGCACACGGCAACGATGCCTGCCGACGTCACCACGGCTACGTGGTTGGCGACCGACGCCGGGGTCGAGGAGTTGCTGGCAGAGGCCTCGCCCGAGTCCTACGCGTGGCCCGGGCGATCCGGCGTACAGAGGTGGGCCGGGCTGACGTCCGAGAGCGGGGAGCTGCTGAGTATCGCGGCCGATGCCTGGAGCGCGCCGGAGATCGGCTTCCTGGCCGGGGTGGCGACCAGGTCGTCGGCGCGAGGTCAGGGGTTGTCGCGGCAGGTGTGTGCGTTCGCGACGGCCGAGCTGGTCAAGCGGCACGGGCAGGTCGGGCTGATGGTCCACAGCGACAACGCAGCGGCGATCGCCGTGTACCGGAAGCTGGGCTACACCTACCGCGGGGTCGCCGCGGCACATGTGTAG
- a CDS encoding DUF1700 domain-containing protein, whose amino-acid sequence MNSTLTGAVATYLAQVRAELSDLPPGELEDVLDDVAGHLSEVAAEFGEEPTATALQDRLGTPRQYADELRTAAGYPPPTRKATDGRAANSALRWGFIAATVGPFFLVIAILNTSRSVSAFFGFVGLAALFGSAYLGVRALRVQDPRIVLDTPRGASTAAWIRESIDQIPPNVRRELVTIGQPVWWVARGAVGGGAFFAVFGASAVTVVGALAGAAVSIWIGRRTQQDHRWLWYVVPLNIVATIIVPAWLASSFVGGPSGIFNNYNNYRGSPTSYTPPGLSFNGNGITNIYPFDEQGRQVQVRLYDQQGRPIDLDKQDCATTYGNAVSESSNFFPLVAIQDDPNGTYDAETCKDTTKAPFVPPPAPATTPTTPTATPGSSVTPGNSATPGSAPTSVSKPPTTPVTPKPGATLSVSPSR is encoded by the coding sequence GTGAACAGCACCCTGACCGGAGCGGTCGCGACCTACCTGGCCCAGGTCCGGGCCGAGTTGAGCGACCTGCCGCCGGGCGAGCTCGAGGACGTCCTCGACGATGTCGCCGGCCACCTCAGCGAGGTCGCCGCGGAGTTCGGCGAGGAGCCGACCGCGACGGCATTGCAGGACCGCCTCGGCACCCCGCGCCAGTACGCCGACGAGCTGCGGACGGCGGCCGGCTATCCGCCGCCGACGCGCAAGGCCACCGACGGCAGGGCAGCCAATTCAGCGCTGCGCTGGGGATTCATCGCTGCCACCGTCGGCCCGTTCTTCCTGGTCATCGCGATCCTCAACACGTCGCGTAGCGTCAGCGCGTTCTTCGGGTTCGTCGGTCTCGCCGCCTTGTTCGGGAGCGCCTACCTGGGCGTCCGGGCACTCCGTGTCCAGGACCCGCGGATCGTCCTGGACACTCCGCGCGGCGCCAGCACGGCCGCCTGGATCCGCGAGTCGATCGACCAGATCCCGCCGAACGTCCGCCGTGAGCTGGTCACCATCGGTCAGCCGGTGTGGTGGGTCGCCCGCGGCGCGGTCGGCGGCGGCGCGTTCTTCGCCGTCTTCGGAGCGAGCGCCGTCACCGTCGTCGGCGCACTGGCCGGGGCCGCCGTGTCGATCTGGATCGGCCGCCGCACCCAGCAGGACCACCGCTGGCTCTGGTACGTCGTACCGCTGAACATCGTCGCCACCATCATCGTGCCCGCGTGGCTGGCCTCGAGCTTCGTCGGCGGACCGAGCGGAATCTTCAACAACTACAACAACTACCGCGGCAGCCCCACCAGCTACACACCGCCGGGTCTGAGCTTCAACGGCAACGGGATCACCAACATCTACCCGTTCGACGAGCAGGGCAGGCAGGTGCAGGTCCGGCTGTACGACCAGCAGGGCAGGCCGATCGACCTGGACAAGCAGGACTGCGCGACGACGTACGGCAACGCCGTGTCGGAGTCGAGCAACTTCTTCCCGCTGGTAGCGATACAGGACGACCCGAACGGTACCTACGATGCCGAGACCTGCAAGGACACCACCAAGGCCCCGTTCGTCCCACCGCCGGCGCCGGCCACCACCCCGACGACACCGACAGCCACCCCTGGCAGTTCGGTGACGCCCGGCAACTCGGCAACGCCTGGTAGCGCACCGACTTCCGTTTCGAAGCCGCCGACGACTCCGGTCACACCGAAGCCTGGCGCCACACTGTCGGTCTCGCCAAGCAGGTAG
- a CDS encoding PadR family transcriptional regulator: protein MDTSQLLKGVLDLAVLAVLRETDGYGYDVLRRLRAAGLEDVADASVYGTLRRLFAAGALTSYVQPSEEGPHRKYYGLNKTGLDLLAQSTKTWNHFADTMSVLLQEEAA from the coding sequence ATGGACACCAGCCAGCTGCTCAAGGGCGTCCTGGACCTCGCCGTACTGGCCGTGCTCCGGGAGACCGACGGCTATGGGTACGACGTACTGCGCCGGTTGCGCGCGGCCGGGCTCGAGGATGTCGCCGACGCCTCGGTCTACGGCACGCTGCGCCGGTTGTTCGCGGCCGGCGCGCTGACGTCGTACGTGCAACCCAGCGAGGAAGGCCCGCACCGCAAGTACTACGGGCTGAACAAGACCGGCCTCGACCTGCTCGCCCAGTCGACAAAGACCTGGAACCACTTCGCCGACACCATGTCGGTGCTGCTCCAAGAGGAGGCGGCGTGA